TCCACCACCTCTGCTTCGAGGTGGATGACGCCGCCGCCGCCCTGTCCCACGCGAAGGGGAAGGGGGTCCGGCTGATCGACGAGACGCCCCGGTCGGGGGTCCACGGGTTGCGGATCGGTTTCCTCCACCCGAAGTCGACCTTCGGCGTGCTGACGGAATTCGCGCAGGAAGGGGACGAGGGACAGTGACCGTGCCGGTCCCCGCGCCGTCCCGGCGCGCTCTCCTCCTGTGCCTCCACAACCACCAGCCGGTGGGGAACTTCGACTCCGTGATCGAGGGCGCGGCCCGCGACGCGTACCTGCCGTTCCTCCAGACCCTCGCAGATTTCCCGTCGGTCAAGGTCACGATCCACTTCTCCGGCTTCCTGCTCCGGTGGCTGGCCGAACGGTCTCCCGATACGTTTTCGCTCCTGAAGCTCCTGTCCGACCGCGGGCAGGCGGAGGTGCTGGGCGGGGGGATGTACGAGCCGATCCTCGCGCTGCTGCCGGAACGGGACCGGTTGGGACAGATCGAGGCGCTCGCGGCCGAGGTGAAGCGGCTCTTCGGGAAGGTTCCCGAGGGGATCTGGCTCGCCGAGCGGGTGTGGGAGCCGGACCTGCCGGCCACGCTCGAAGCGGCGGGGGTGAAGTACCTTCCCGTGGACGACTACCACTTCGTGCGGGCGGGTTGTTCGCCCGGGGAGCTGGACGGCGTCTACCTCACCGAATACAACGGCGCCGCCGTGCGCGTCTTCCCCGGGAGCGAGCGGCTCCGGTACCTCATTCCCTTCGGGGACGTTGGGGAAACGCTGCGGGAGATCGAGCGGCTGACCTCCCGCGCCGTGCCGTACCCGGCGGCGATCTTCGCCGACGACGGCGAAAAATTCGGCGTCTGGCCCGGGACGCATCACAGCGTCTACGGGGAAGGATGGCTTCGCCGCTTTTTCGGGGGGGTCGCGGAGCGCGCCGATTGGCTCACGACGATGACGTTCGGGGAGTACGTCTCCGTCGCGCCCGCGCGGGGAACGGTCTACCTGCCCACCTGCGCCTACGCCGAGATGGGCGAGTGGGCGTTGCCGCCGGGCCCTGCCGCGCGGTTCGGAGACCTGCTCCGTGAACTGCGCGCGGGGAAGATGGCGGAGATGAAGCCGTTCCTCCAGGGGGGAACTTTCCGGAATTTCCTGCGCAAGTACGACGAGTCGAACCAGCTCCACAAGCGGATGCTGTGGGTGAGCGAACGCGTCGCGGCGGCGCAGCGGAAGCGGCCGGTCCGCGGGCGCGCGGCATGCGATTTCCTCTACAGGGCACAGAGCAACGACGTCTACTGGCACGGCGTCTTCGGGGGGCTCTACCTCAACCACCTGCGCGAGGCGGCGTACGCGAACCTCCTCCGCGCCGAGGCGGCGTCCGACGCGGTGCTGCACGGGGAGAAGGAACGGTGGACCGAGGCGGTGCGCGGGGATATCGACCGGGACGGCGGGGAGGAACTGCTCCTGAAGACGTCGGGGCTGACCCTGCTCGCCCACGCCCATGACGGCGGGGCGGTGACGGAGATCTCCCTCCCCCGGCGGGCGGTGGCGCTCGGGCACGTGCTGACGCGGCGGGAGGAAGGGTACCACGAGAAGTTCCGCCGGGCGGCCGGGTCGTTCGACGGGTCCACGAGCATCCACGACGCCATGGTGTTGAAAGACCCCTCGGTCCTGTCCGCCCTCGGGGTCGATCCGTGGCAGCGGGCTTCCTTCCGGGAGGCGTATTATCGCGACGGGGATCTCCCCGAGGCGATCACCTCCGGTGCGGCCGCCCCCCGCTGTTTCACCGCGGGTCGAGAGGCGTCCGTCACCGTCCTGCAGCGGGGGAGCCGTCTGGCCGCGGAGTTCGCGGTGCCCCTCGGAGGGGAAGGGATCGATCTCCACTTGCTGAAGA
This DNA window, taken from Deltaproteobacteria bacterium, encodes the following:
- a CDS encoding DUF1926 domain-containing protein, translating into MTVPVPAPSRRALLLCLHNHQPVGNFDSVIEGAARDAYLPFLQTLADFPSVKVTIHFSGFLLRWLAERSPDTFSLLKLLSDRGQAEVLGGGMYEPILALLPERDRLGQIEALAAEVKRLFGKVPEGIWLAERVWEPDLPATLEAAGVKYLPVDDYHFVRAGCSPGELDGVYLTEYNGAAVRVFPGSERLRYLIPFGDVGETLREIERLTSRAVPYPAAIFADDGEKFGVWPGTHHSVYGEGWLRRFFGGVAERADWLTTMTFGEYVSVAPARGTVYLPTCAYAEMGEWALPPGPAARFGDLLRELRAGKMAEMKPFLQGGTFRNFLRKYDESNQLHKRMLWVSERVAAAQRKRPVRGRAACDFLYRAQSNDVYWHGVFGGLYLNHLREAAYANLLRAEAASDAVLHGEKERWTEAVRGDIDRDGGEELLLKTSGLTLLAHAHDGGAVTEISLPRRAVALGHVLTRREEGYHEKFRRAAGSFDGSTSIHDAMVLKDPSVLSALGVDPWQRASFREAYYRDGDLPEAITSGAAAPRCFTAGREASVTVLQRGSRLAAEFAVPLGGEGIDLHLLKTLVLRAGGERFEARFRLENRGAETASGWLCSEWNLNLLSGNGPDRYYEGMGEARELSSSGVAKGVRGFRVVDAWRNVAAGAALDRECVVLREPIETASLSESGAEKIHQGVCLRILFPVRLEPGKHERYSILWSFKSVD